The DNA segment ctctaaaaatgttttttgcgtCACATTCTGGATTTTGTGACGACGTAAATTTTCAAAGATGACAAAATCAACGCAATTATAATACtcgagtgaaaaaaaaacgagACATTACCTTTTAATGAATCTTTATTCGGTTCGTTTGACACTTCTGCAAAAGCTGGAAATAACGCCATGTTTCCGTCCAGCCGTAAATAAGGATATGACGTCACAGCCGACGTCCGACTGAGTAAAAGAATTTAGTCGTAGCTGCTGCCATCTAACGGCGTGGCAAGAAACGTAGATTTCCAGTCTTCATAAATATCCATCCCATTTGATGAATTTGAATTTCAGAAATAAAGACTGAAACAAATGCGTATAACGTTGGAATATATTTGCACCCCCCCCCACCGGTTGATGACCGAAGCTTTTGAAATAAGTCATTTGACAGTCAGTAGTGAAGAACCAGCTGTTCGCAGGTTGACAGAACCAAAGGAGGCATGTGGACCGGACAGCATCGACTAGTTGCAAGATTTAACTGTCAGGATTAAATAAATAGTGAGGTTGGAGAGGAGGCACAAGTTGTAGCTAGATCATCTAGGTTACCACTGTAGCTGTAGGTGAAGAATCGAAACATTTCAGGACCATTGGTGGGAGGTCTCCATAAATTCAGGTTAGCCTGCTGCACCTTAagcacaacacattttcaagcaCATTCAGGGATGCTTTAATAACTGTAGAAATTATaacaaacatccaaacacaataacacaaacaTTCCACATATGCTTTTCATGCTATTAACTTTCACGACTGAAATATTTTGAACCATAGAGAAACAGACCACAACAAGAAAAAAGAGGATTTTACATAACGGAAAGTGCAACAGTTGAAAGAATCCATGAAATGCAGGATTCATTCAGAATTAAACCGTTTGTGCGCTGAGGAGGCCCACTCTGCCAAAGTTTTTAGAGGTGCATTGTTCCCATATCTCTGGGCATAGTTTCTGAATTGAGAGCAGAGGTCAGTGATGTAGATCAACGCAGTAATTGTGAAAATAACCATGTACCTGCAAGAGAGGTCTGCTGGATGTTTCCAGCGCCCCCCGCTGCCCTGCTGAGCAACGCAGGTCATGAGATGATCCAGTTCATCCcactcttaaaaaaaacacacagcagtaGTAGTACTCATGTCGAGGTCCTTCTTTCGCACAGTATTTCAAGGATTGAAGAATTgagaatatttgaaataaaaagtcaGACATTCAAGAGTAAAACATTTGGACATAAAAGAAAATGTACTgcacaaatgtaaaataaaggTTCACAATATTACCTTACATTAGGTATTAGACATAGGAGAATTTGGTcagaaaaggcaaaaaaaaaaaaagaaaagaagtgacATCTTTGATAGATGGGCAATATGATATCCCACCATGGTATCTGACCTAGTTTCATGTGTAATATGCGTCTGGTTAAGAAGAGACTCATACCTGTGGAGTACGTTATATGGCGGTAGACCGAATGTgtatacattttcatgttccacTGCTCCTCGGTTTTGAACTTCAGGACCCTGACAGGAGGGGAAACATGGCATTggtgaaagggaagcttcacaGAACAGCGTGTCACTGCTATGATGTGTAGTTTAGAGACTCATGAGTCAGAGTTcagggtcagaaataatcatgCCAGATGGGTATTGAGACAAAGTACAGGAAGACCAATGACCTTCATGGCTGAATGAGCACACAAGGGTGCAACTAAAGCATGATGAAGATCAGGAAGAGCTGTGGAAACCCTGCTGCGAACTGCTGAAATACACCAGGCAGTTCATTCATTGATTGTTGAAATCGTCCTCTTTTTGTAAGGACCTGAAGCCAAGATGAGCATAGAGAAGTGATAACTGATGCAGCACCAGGATGATTCTCATGAAAGCTTACTGACAGACTGACTAAAAAACCTGACAGTAAACAGTTACTGAGGTCTATAGTCCACCTATTTCTCCTCCGTTGTCTGACAGGGAGAATGCTGGGTCCATTGTTGGCACAGACGTCAGTGAGAACTCGCCGTCCGTGAGGCCGCTTCTGAACCGGAGACTGTTGTGGTGACGATATCTCAAGAACAAAAAAGATCAAACAGGATGTTTATACACCTTGCATTGCAAAAATAATATTATGagatagtaaaaaaaaaagagcacagAGAAAACAAGAACCAGACGAATAATTTACACAAAAATATAAAGATACTTGACAGTTTAATACGTCTAATAGAAGTACTTTCTCAGTACTAGAAATTGTGTGCTGGTATGAAAACCATACTCCACCAGCTCACCTTATCCAGTGTCGAGTCCAATGTCTCCACTGGCTTGGTCTGTTCAAGGAGAGGTTGTTACATCTCAGACACCCACATAACCAAGGCTACACCAGTCACCTTCAGGGGGGTGCTGGTGCAAAGCGACGACTCAGTTAATGGAGCACCTAAGTCCCACAGCACATCCGGTTCAGAATAGCCTCCATCAACCTCAGCTGTCACTGAGAAATCGAACTTGATGGCTGGCATCTTAAGCATCGACAGGGAGAAAGCGTGACCCGAGGTACGCATCCTTTTCTCAGGAGGACTGGGGTCGTCCAGGACGCAGCCCAGATCAGGGCTGAACAGGCTTTCTCGTCTCGCATAGCGACGCTGTGGAGAAGTGAACCGTTCCCTGCTTCGTTTCAGCATTCTCATGGCATATTTAGACAGCGGTTTCAGGTGTTTCATGTTTCAACATTCACtataatgaaacaaaaagacagaaaaacacagactCACAAAATCGTCATGCTATTTTCTACTACTAAAATCTACAGTAGATGCACTTCCAGTCCCATATTATTAAACCGGGCAATAAAGAGACAACCTATTATCTATTTCAGAAATACAGGATTTTACGTTCGTAGTTCAAACAGAAAGTTATGCTTACAAAAGTAACCTTTTGTCAGGTACTTTTATATTGGGAGGGAAATAAATGAAGTCGTGACGTGAGACTTTACAAACAAACCCACATGAGGCGGCACATAAACGCCCAGTTTTGCCTCTCAAATACTTGGAATTATGACTGGATGCAGACGTTTGGTGCCAACGCACGAGTGACTAGTAACTAGCTTAGCTCCGAAGGACCACCATGCCATTTATACTATTTCATGCTAATGAAACGTACTAGCAGGAGTTGCGAGACCGGTTGAGACGTTTGACTCGCCCCGGTGTAAGTAGTAGGCTCTTATAGAGCTATTTTTAATAAGTTCAAAAGTTTTTTTACGCTCGTCTGATGGGACGTTTTGCTACTCACCTGACCCACAGCACCGCACCGTTCAGCGCTCACGCCCAGGACGCACCGCGAGACTAATTCATTTACCGTAAATACTGTTTTTGAGTGTCCATTCCATTTCCTCGCTCCATGTTATTACGGGATAAACAAATATTGTTTTCTTGGTGACTTGATTGGTGACTCTCAAAATACTTAGATTCACTTTATATTATAAATAAGcatctttttttgtgaaataaaagttattgttaatcataatgaaaaatatgtcatgtttgttttttattttatttggttgTCTGTCTTCTGTTCCGAAGACTCCCTGTCTCTGTGAATGTCACAGAGACAAGGGGACATTCACAGAgacatttgtgtattttgtttcatCCACAAGCATACGCTGTCTGTCATGTgcatctgtttctgttttattatattGCATTCTTGATATAGCTCTTCAATAGGATCTCCATCAGGGTGCACCTGCACTGGCTGGGCCAGGTCAGGGCACTTGGGTGCCTGGTCACTTGAACACTGTGCATGGGCCCCTGCATAGCCACCAGTTCCCTGCATGTGTCCTGGCCCCAAAGACAATTATTATTAACATATAAATAACATAGAAACTTACTATAGAATGTTGACGCAAACCGACGAGGTAGATGGgcagaaacatcaaaacatgtttatgtgttaatgcagattttattttacatttcagtgaCACATCTTCACACACAAAATATCATAAGAACACCACACATTTCAAAAGAGCCTCTTCACATTTCAagaaacacatttcacatttccCCCATAATTGGATGTGTAAAGTGGGACGTCATCAGCTCAGAGCTCAGCTCTTGTTTTCGGTTTGATTCTCTGGCTGTGATGACTGACTCTCCTCTGGGTTCTGCCCTGGGCTCCTCCTGATGCTCAGCTCTCTGCCGGCCTCCTCCTCACATGGGACTTTGGCTGCCTGGATTTGGAGTCGCCCCTCTGGAGTCAGGCAGCAGCTGACATCTTCAGGGTTCACTCCTTCAGGAAGCTCCAGCTCTTGTCTGAACTCCCGGACCGAGTGCCATCGCCAGCcatcctgctcttcctccttcttctccgtcTTCCCGCTGACTCTCAGCTTCCTGCCGTGCAGCCTGACTGACAGATCCTCTGGAGAGAAGCCTGTGGTGTCCAGGGTCAGCTCATAGTGACCTGCGTCCTGCTGCACTGCAGTATCCATTGGAGAAGATGTGGACTCCTCCTGGTCCTGAAGTGAGCAGATCAGACGCTGCAGGTTCCTCTGAAGGAGATGTTGCTGCTGGCCCAGAACCAGGGCCTCAGGACAGAGAGTGCAGactggccaggagaggtccgtGACCGGCCTGATGAGGAGTCTTCGAGTGGTCATCATCTTCTCTGTGTTCACTGCTCCTGCTGTCAGAGGAAACTGTGTGAAAGCGCTGGCTGTTCTTCTCTGATGCTCTGTGAAGTGTCTGAGCAGCTTTTATACTCTGACTGGTGAACACCGAGATGTTTCCGGAATGTTCCCGTAGTTTCCACAACTCTCCAGCAGATGGCGGAGTTTCCCGTTCAACGAAGTCTCTGGAGTATGAGTATGGAGTATGAACAACTTTTACTTTCATTCACGCCAGTGGCAGTGGAGTTGATCTTCATTAAAACGTTCGTATTCAGAAACAGTTTTGAGACAAACATTTGTATTTACTATTTGTATTATGAAGGTAAAATAAATGATTGCAAATTCTTAATATTCATATAATTATCAATACCGTATCTATACCGAAAAAGTGGCTTAAATTCATTAAGTTGAAAACATATCGATTTTATAATCGAGATGAAAGACATGGAAAATGGAATAAAAGCAATTGAGCGAGTACACATCAGTGAGGAAACTCCGCCATCTGCTGGAGAGTTGTGGAAACTACGGGAACATTCCGGAAACATCTCGGTGTTCACCAGTCAGAGTATAAAAGCTGCTCAGACACTTCACAGAGCATCACAGAAGAACAGCCAGCGCTTTCACATAGTTTCCTCTGACAGCAGGAGCAGTGAACACAGAGAAGATGATGACCACCCGGAGACTCCTCATCAGGCCGGTCacggacctctcctggccagtCTGCACTCTCTGTCCAGAGGCCCTGGTTCTGGGCCAGCAGCAACATCTCCTTCAGAGGAACCTGCAGCGTCTGATCCGCTCACTTCAGGACCAGGAGGAGTCCACATCTTCTCCAATGGATACTGCAGTGCAGCAGGACGCAGGTCACTATGAGCTGACCCTGGACACCACAGGCTTCTCTCCAGAGGATCTGTCAGTCCGGCTGCACGGCAGGAAGCTGAGAGTCAGCGGGAAgacggagaagaaggaggaagagcaggatgGCTGGCGATGGCACTCGGTCCGGGAGTTCAGGCAAGAGCTGGAGCTTCCTGAAGGAGTGAACCCTGAAGATGTCAGCTGCTGCCTGACTCCAGAGGGGCGACTCCAAATCCAGGCAGCCAAAGTCCCATGTGTGCAGGAGGCCGGCAGAGAGCTGAGCATCAGGAGGAGGCCAAAGCAGAACCCAGAGGAGAGTCAGTCATCACAGCCAGAGAATCAAACCGAAAACAAGAGCTGAGCTCTGAGCTGATGACGTCCACTTTACACATCCAATTATGGggaaatgtgaaatgtgtttcataaaatAAGTGTGATAAAATGTGAGTAGCCTCATTTACTTGTATGCTGCTCGTACTGTATTGTATTTCATTCTATTAAGATTTGTCAATCAATTTTAAGATAAAACCTGTAtcaatgagtaaataaatatgtttatatgATTGATGACTATGATTATGGGAGTGCAATGCTCTTTCATACCGAGATTATATAGTGCTAGGAGAACGCAGTGGGGAGTCAAGTCTTCCAGAGAATCATCCTCAGAACAAGAACAGAGCTGATGAACTTACTGCCCCATTTATTTCCAAACATATTGTGCATCACCTGCATCTGTGATTTCCCACAGATGTCACAGGTCCATTAAGTTCTTTATTCTTAAAATGAACAAGCGTTTAagcttcatttgaaatgcaaaaataatcGATAAGGTTGTGACAGCACTGATCATGGAGTATCAAAACGCTGGATTAGAGATTTAACAGCAAATCAGTGAAGTTAATGGAATAAACATaagaaacattattttattgaagcTGATCTCATTTTATAAATAAGGTCAAACACAAGTATCAAAAGCAACACTAGGGAAAAAAAGGGTAAACGCATTAAAGAAAATCATAATTTAAGGAAAGTAATAGAACACAAAAGTCGTATTAACCTTAGTGGattaatttgttttaaaatggcgAACACTCTTCATCCTTGCTGTTAGTCAGTGAATCTTATCTGACATTACATCACATCATCACTTGAGGTCCTGAACATAGGAACAAGTCCAGGTGTTGatccaaataaagaaaaagtcCAGTGAGTTCAGGCACTAAAAATAATATTGACATTAAATTCCCTTAACATGTGTGCTTTTAAATATGGAGAATATGCAAAAATATACTTTTGCATTAGAAAAAAGATTGTCATTTTGTTCACATCCATCCTGCAGTCAAACCCACACAGTCTTCTGATAAACATTTGTTAAAGCTTCTCGTGCAGCACACAGGTAGCCTGGCCACGGTGACCTTCACTAGCAACGCTCACCTATTCACACGACTGAAACAGTGACAGCACCCTCTTGACCTTTTTTCCAACTCACTATTTTATATACGGACATCCTTTGTTGTACAAAAAGCAAGTAACAAAACACGTAAACAGACAGAGGTGACAGGTGACGACAAACAAAGCACTGCATTTGTCATCTAGAAAGGTTTTATTGCTTTGGCCTGGTTTCAGAGCAGCGTGTCGCGCTCCTCCGGCTGAGACGACGCAGAAGCAGCTCGGACAATGCAGCGGGATCCTGAAACTCCTCCGTCGTCCTTCTTCCACAGCACGCTCCCCTCATTTGTCTGGCATCAGCTCAGAACCCAAAGTCTTTTTGTGCTGAGAAGTCGAGGTCTTCTTGGTCCCATTTCCCCGGAGACAGGCACTCATCAGAGTTGAAGTCCTGAGGGTTTACCCCAATGTCCAGGACCTGGGGGTTAGTGCGAGACTCAGCGAGTCTGGAGAAGAAAgacatcattttaattcaatccATCCCCATTTCACTCCATCTGTGGTCATGACTGAGAAGACTGAGATGTGGACACAGAAATGGTGATGTGCTTTTTACGAGCCTAAACAAGGGTTTTCATTCTTTTAATCTTTAAAGAAGGTAAATGATCTGAAAAGGTTCAGAAGACACCGCCCACGTGCTAAATTGTTCCTTTACTCCTAATGATTTTTGATGTCAAACCCATTAGAAACCCAGAACTCTGCATGTGTGACTGTGACTCCCCACAACACAATCTACCTGAACTAACAACACAACTGTGATGAAGACAAAGTGGAGGACAACAGCAGGAGATGCCGCCTTCTACTTCAGTCCAATGGTGTTTGTTAATGATTCATGATCTCCAAATGGCTGAGATGGGCATCCGGACAGATGGGCGGGTAAAAACTGACCACAATGATGATGAGGTGAAAGCCACTGACCCGGTGAATGACATTGTTACCTGAGTAGGACTCAAAGCTATCCAGACTGCGACTAGGAGGGGTGCAAAGGAAACATACAGGTAAGGTCATGGAATGCTTAAACCTTTATCCCAAAACAGGCACAGAACGCTGGGatttttttgcaaatgtttgACCTACAAGCGCCTGAATATGTATTCACTGATCGCAGCCAGCAGAGAGCAGTGCTAATCTCTTGTTCTACTTCCACTTTGTGCAGGTTGGGGTCACCAAGGTGTTGCACTGGCCAAGCCTGTAACCAATGggaggtttaaaaaaatcatataatacACCTTACACACCTTATTATGTTGGATTTGGTGATTCCTTTCTTGATGCACTGTAGGTAACTAATGTGAAGAATCATAGTTACTAAGATCGAGATAAAAGGTTGGTTGTGTCTCAGTCAGTCTGTTTCTCCCTTCCTACACAGTTCTTTTTGAGCTATGGCTATTAAAGTCACGTGTAGTCAGAATACACGAATTAGACAGAAGACAGAAGTCAACTGAACATAACTAGTTGTGTGATAAAGTGTGTGCGACAACTCAAAAATGcataaaaacagatttcaatgagacctgaataaaaacaaatggttcAACTTTGGTCTCTCTTGATCTGGAACATCCTCCGTATCCACAAATCTTCGGAAGGAGAGGTCACTCTCTGTCCAGAAGAGTTTGTAGGTTGAAGAcgactactgccacctgctgttccagtgagaatatttcaaatgttgctAAATGTATTGACTTCTGTAGctacaaataaacaaagactatgcggcagacagtgccatctagtggtccaAGCAAAAGAGGACACTCTCATGAAACCACATTGCCACATCACTAGTATTTTATACTTCATTCACCTACttgaaaatgcaaaaatacCCCACTGGCTTACCTCCAACAACTGCCCCAAATAAATATGCTTATGCTAAAGTTTGAATCATTGCGGGATTAATGTACTTCaatgcattaaaatgtattttacttttatcCCTCAGAATTGTAAGTAGTATTTGAAAGAGGTATACAACAATAGATGCTCTGTACACTGGCTTGCTCTGTGGACATAGACCAATTTAAGCACCACTATCATCTCCATTCGAGGTATGACAGTTGAAAAATCACCATACCACGAACATCAGTGCACCCAAAAACCAACAATTAATGATCTCCACATACGGTGCTGCTTCATCCGCGACCGCCCTCATTAATCACAGCGTGGGAGAGGAGATAAACACTGCTGTTCTGTAATTACAGTCTGCGCAGTCAAACAGTCATCAGATAACATGCTTAAAATGGCAGCGTGGTGCTCGATTACACAAACTGCAGCCACTCGCCAAATCCCAGCGCTAATGTGGAGGGAGTTCTCACAGGGACCGGACACACTGCCAGAACAAATCAAGGCCTGAATAAGTCTTTGTGGGGTTTCTAGAACAACAAAGTGCCAGCAGAGTGAATGTGCCGCTCGGACTTAAATTGAGACATTTATCAGCGAGGCCTGACAGCTCTTTTTAGGAGTGAAATCGAGGAATTTCAAATGAGCAGAATGGGTGAATTTCCCGCAATGTAATGAGTTTCTTCCCACAACAATACAGTGGCTTCCTTATCAGCGATGATTAGATTGGCTGTGACTCAAAAGGAGTCAGCCTCTAGTGATTCCCTCAGCGACACGTCGCCTCGGCTTCCGCAGAAATGACAGAGCATCAGGACTCTACGAATGTCTGGCCTGTAAAATGAGCTGCcagtgcagaggaggaaggtgatgTTTGTTGCAGCTGAAATTGCAGATGGTCATTTCAAACATCAGCTTCGGTGCCAGGTTTGCTCAGACAGGGAATCTTGGGAAAGTACACATGGCTACTCACCTTGAGAAAGCCTCATCCAGaccgtcctccagctcctgccaAACACAAATACGGCTTGTGTTTAGTTTTATAAAGCAGTTCTCACTATTGCTGACTCATTCTATCCAGGTGAAGGCAGATTAtctttagatttgacatgcagaTAAAAGATTTTTCAGTAATTGTAACAGATCTGATTTAAAATTTACCACCCTAAGTCAGCAAAGTTTAAGGTTAAAACcctgaaaatataaaaagtgtTTGGTTATTTTGAGAATAAGCCAATGTTAAAAATAATCACTTGGTTCACTCTTCAAATCTTTGATGACAGAGGAAATATTCTGCCTGAAGTCACAGTCTTTTATTTCCTGCCAACAAGTGGTAAACAGGAAGGGCAGGGCTGATTAGAAGACAGCAGGGTGGTCCTCCTGATGCAAGTCAGGCACTAACCAGAGGGATTTCTGACAGCTCCTCCTATTGGTAAACACGCAACATACAACTGCAATGACGAGTGTGTATTTAGATCCTCATGAGTAAAAAACATCTCGTTGTACATACAAATCTAAAAATTCCGGAGTTATGTTCATCTCAACAATAGAACTATCCATAAAGACAAAGATCACTTGACTACCAGAAGTTACCGTTTTCCTCACAATCGTCATCGACAGTTCTGAGCTGGGACTCACCCAGACAGTGTTGTTGTTCTCTGTTGCATGATTATTCACCATGAAGGGATCA comes from the Synchiropus splendidus isolate RoL2022-P1 chromosome 16, RoL_Sspl_1.0, whole genome shotgun sequence genome and includes:
- the LOC128747233 gene encoding uncharacterized protein LOC128747233 isoform X1; protein product: MKHLKPLSKYAMRMLKRSRERFTSPQRRYARRESLFSPDLGCVLDDPSPPEKRMRTSGHAFSLSMLKMPAIKFDFSVTAEVDGGYSEPDVLWDLGAPLTESSLCTSTPLKTKPVETLDSTLDKISSPQQSPVQKRPHGRRVLTDVCANNGPSILPVRQRRRNRVLKFKTEEQWNMKMYTHSVYRHITYSTEWDELDHLMTCVAQQGSGGRWKHPADLSCRYMVIFTITALIYITDLCSQFRNYAQRYGNNAPLKTLAEWASSAHKRFNSE
- the LOC128747567 gene encoding heat shock protein 30-like — encoded protein: MMTTRRLLIRPVTDLSWPVCTLCPEALVLGQQQHLLQRNLQRLICSLQDQEESTSSPMDTAVQQDAGHYELTLDTTGFSPEDLSVRLHGRKLRVSGKTEKKEEEQDGWRWHSVREFRQELELPEGVNPEDVSCCLTPEGRLQIQAAKVPCEEEAGRELSIRRSPGQNPEESQSSQPENQTENKS
- the LOC128747741 gene encoding heat shock protein beta-11-like; protein product: MMTTRRLLIRPVTDLSWPVCTLCPEALVLGQQQHLLQRNLQRLIRSLQDQEESTSSPMDTAVQQDAGHYELTLDTTGFSPEDLSVRLHGRKLRVSGKTEKKEEEQDGWRWHSVREFRQELELPEGVNPEDVSCCLTPEGRLQIQAAKVPCVQEAGRELSIRRRPKQNPEESQSSQPENQTENKS
- the LOC128747233 gene encoding uncharacterized protein LOC128747233 isoform X2, whose amino-acid sequence is MKHLKPLSKYAMRMLKRSRERFTSPQRRYARRESLFSPDLGCVLDDPSPPEKRMRTSGHAFSLSMLKMPAIKFDFSVTAEVDGGYSEPDVLWDLGAPLTESSLCTSTPLKTKPVETLDSTLDKISSPQQSPVQKRPHGRRVLTDVCANNGPSILPVRQRRRNRVLKFKTEEQWNMKMYTHSVYRHITYSTEWDELDHLMTCVAQQGSGGRWKHPADLSCRNYAQRYGNNAPLKTLAEWASSAHKRFNSE